One window of the Microvirga mediterraneensis genome contains the following:
- a CDS encoding XdhC family protein, with the protein MLSTDMDILKTAEAWRREGRGVAIATVVETWGSAPRPVGSHLVIDEDTNFLGSVSGGCVEGAVITEALDVIADGRPRMIEFGVADETAWQVGLSCGGRISVYVERVD; encoded by the coding sequence ATGCTCTCGACCGATATGGATATCCTGAAGACGGCGGAGGCCTGGAGACGCGAGGGCAGGGGGGTGGCGATCGCGACCGTGGTCGAGACCTGGGGATCGGCCCCTCGGCCCGTGGGCAGCCATCTGGTCATCGACGAGGATACGAACTTCCTCGGATCTGTTTCCGGTGGCTGCGTCGAGGGAGCGGTCATCACGGAAGCCCTGGACGTGATCGCCGACGGCAGGCCGCGCATGATCGAGTTCGGGGTCGCCGACGAGACCGCCTGGCAGGTCGGCCTGTCCTGCGGCGGTCGGATCAGCGTCTATGTCGAGCGGGTGGACTAG